From Mannheimia pernigra, one genomic window encodes:
- a CDS encoding substrate-binding domain-containing protein: MKRTFRTTLTVLATLTTVAFGRNAFANEDPFVQEAKQLVAAATAKQEKWDGPKTGPQLQKDKTVIFIASDMKNGGVLGVIDGMKEAVDVTGWKLDVLDGAGTVNNQLAALNQAIARKPDAIVIGGWNPNVAKIPLQKATKNSITLVAWHATPEPGAIDKYGIFYNVTSDSDEIARLSAMLAVADSNGKAKAIILTDSLYEIALRKANVMKEVIEKCKECKVLEFIDTPLADTSSRMPNLTFNLLQKYGDDLEYALSINDLYFDFMAPSLRTAGKNKPLSISAGDGSVTAYQRIRNGDKQFATVPEPLNLHGWQLVDELNRAFANEKASGYVTPAHLVTKENVAYDGGVNNLYDPQNGYKDAYKAIWGVR; the protein is encoded by the coding sequence ATGAAACGCACATTTCGTACAACCTTAACCGTACTTGCAACTTTAACCACAGTTGCATTTGGTCGTAACGCTTTTGCGAATGAGGATCCATTCGTACAAGAAGCAAAACAACTTGTCGCAGCTGCTACGGCAAAACAAGAAAAATGGGACGGCCCAAAAACAGGCCCACAATTACAAAAAGACAAAACAGTGATTTTTATCGCCTCAGATATGAAAAACGGTGGTGTACTTGGTGTGATTGATGGTATGAAAGAAGCGGTAGATGTAACTGGCTGGAAGTTAGATGTATTAGACGGTGCAGGTACGGTAAACAACCAATTAGCAGCTCTTAACCAAGCGATTGCTCGTAAACCAGATGCGATTGTTATTGGCGGTTGGAATCCGAATGTGGCGAAAATTCCACTCCAGAAAGCAACTAAAAATAGCATTACACTTGTAGCGTGGCACGCAACGCCAGAGCCAGGTGCAATTGATAAATATGGCATTTTCTATAATGTCACCTCTGATTCTGATGAAATTGCTCGTCTATCAGCGATGCTGGCAGTGGCAGATTCTAACGGTAAAGCCAAAGCGATTATTTTAACCGACTCGCTTTACGAAATTGCACTTCGCAAAGCAAACGTGATGAAAGAAGTGATCGAAAAGTGTAAAGAGTGCAAGGTATTAGAATTTATTGATACACCGCTTGCAGACACTTCAAGCCGTATGCCTAACTTAACTTTCAACTTATTACAAAAATATGGTGATGATTTAGAGTACGCACTTTCGATTAATGACCTTTACTTTGACTTTATGGCTCCTTCTTTACGTACCGCAGGTAAAAATAAACCATTAAGCATTTCAGCAGGTGATGGTTCTGTAACGGCTTATCAGCGTATTCGTAACGGAGATAAACAGTTTGCAACTGTACCAGAGCCACTTAATTTACATGGTTGGCAGTTAGTTGATGAGCTAAATCGTGCTTTTGCGAATGAAAAAGCGTCAGGCTATGTAACACCAGCTCATTTAGTAACCAAAGAGAATGTAGCTTATGATGGCGGTGTAAATAACCTTTACGATCCACAAAATGGTTATAAAGATGCTTATAAAGCGATCTGGGGCGTGAGGTAA
- a CDS encoding SMP-30/gluconolactonase/LRE family protein yields the protein MSNKFIPQISDPRFAELVGTHFEIEELFDGAIWAEGPAWSKPQQALYFSDVKGCTLYRWTEKNGTQIFRKPSNFSNGNAFDANDNLITCEHGNRGISLTTPSGEYRFLVGKIDGKKLNSPNDVVVKSDGTIWFTDPPYGILSDNEGKQSPSEIIGCYVYCYDPKSDKLNIATFNTMRPNGLAFSPDEKQLFVADMSSVEFDADGLHHLAVFDVDGNKLNNRRDVVEINPGIPDGFRIKQNGVIFCSCDEGIIALLADGTELGRFVLGKPTSNCCFGNDEHTLFVTCSNSVYRLTINP from the coding sequence ATGAGTAATAAATTTATCCCCCAAATTTCCGACCCTCGCTTTGCGGAGCTGGTCGGCACACATTTTGAAATCGAAGAGCTGTTTGACGGAGCAATTTGGGCAGAAGGCCCAGCGTGGAGCAAACCGCAGCAAGCTCTCTATTTCAGCGATGTCAAAGGCTGCACACTTTACCGCTGGACTGAAAAAAACGGCACACAAATTTTCCGCAAACCGTCAAATTTCTCCAACGGCAACGCTTTTGATGCGAACGACAACTTAATTACTTGCGAACACGGTAATCGAGGTATTAGTTTAACGACACCCAGTGGCGAATATCGTTTCTTGGTCGGAAAAATAGACGGCAAAAAGCTCAATTCACCGAATGACGTGGTAGTAAAATCAGACGGGACGATTTGGTTCACCGATCCGCCGTACGGCATTTTGTCCGACAACGAGGGCAAGCAGTCACCAAGTGAAATTATCGGCTGTTATGTCTATTGTTACGACCCGAAAAGCGATAAACTCAACATTGCCACCTTTAACACAATGCGACCAAACGGTTTGGCATTCTCGCCAGATGAAAAACAGCTGTTTGTGGCAGATATGTCAAGTGTGGAGTTTGATGCAGATGGTTTACATCATTTAGCCGTTTTTGATGTAGATGGCAACAAACTTAACAACCGTCGAGATGTTGTTGAAATAAATCCAGGTATTCCAGACGGTTTTCGCATTAAACAAAATGGCGTGATTTTTTGCTCTTGCGATGAGGGTATCATCGCTCTTCTGGCTGATGGTACAGAACTTGGGCGATTTGTGCTAGGTAAACCAACTTCAAATTGCTGTTTTGGTAATGATGAGCATACACTATTTGTTACTTGCTCAAATAGCGTTTATCGTTTAACAATAAACCCATAA